The following proteins come from a genomic window of Solea solea chromosome 3, fSolSol10.1, whole genome shotgun sequence:
- the LOC131456335 gene encoding tripartite motif-containing protein 16-like, translating to MAGVQLQRETLSCSICLDLLKDPVTLTCGHSFCKNCIKNHWDSEQQRRIYSCPQCREDFTPRPDLKKNTMLADLVEELKKTELHAAPAHHCYAGAEDVACDFCTGRKLKALKSCLFCLASYCEEHLQPHHQSPAFKKHKLVEPSKNLQENICPRHDKMMDLFCRTDQQCICYLCSVEEHKDHDTVSAAAERTHKQKDLDLSREEVQQRLRDRDRDVKVLQQERKTLTLSADKAMKDTDKSFTEMMGLLQKRSSDVKQQIRSKLETEVRRVTDAEEKLQQEITELKKREAELKQLSLTHDHNQFLLNYRSLSALSPSTHSSTINVRPLRHFEDGTAAVAKLRGQLQDVLTETWTNVSLAVAEVDVLLTEPEPEPKTRAEFFRYSQEIKLDPNTVNKQLLLSEGNRKVTLMDKYQSYPHHTDRFTGYYRQVLSKESLTGRCYWEVEWTGRGGVCVAVTYKNISRSGSDECVFGYNDKSWALDCEQNKCQFVHNRIWTDVSDVKVSRVGVYLDHRAGLLSFYRVSDTMTLLHIVQTTFYQTLYAGVGLYSSSGATAEFCKLK from the coding sequence ATGGCAGGagttcagctgcagagagaaacctTGTCTTGTTCCATCTGTTTGGATCTTCTGAAGGATCCTGTGACTCTCACATGTGGACACAGCTTCTGTAAGAACTGTATTAAAAACCACTGGGactcagagcagcagaggaggatctacagctgccctcagtgtaGAGAGGACTTCACACCGAGGCCTGacctgaagaaaaacaccatgttagcagatttagtggaggagctgaagaagactgaactccacgctgctcctgctcatcactgctatgctggagctgaagatgtggcctgtgatttctgcactggcaggaaactgaaagctctcaagtcctgtttgttttgtttggcctcttactgtgaggaacatctccagcctcatcatcaatcacctgcatttaagaaacacaagctgGTGGAGCCGTCCAAGAACCTCCAGGAGAACATCTGCCCTCGTCACGATAAGATGATGGACTTGTTCTGCCGCACTGATCAGCAGTGCATCTgttatctctgctctgtggaagAACATAAAGACCACGACAcggtctcagctgcagcagagaggacgCACAAGCAGAAAGACCTGGATCTGAGTCGAGAAGAAGTCCAGCAGAGActcagggacagagacagagacgtgaaggtgcttcaacaggagaggaagactctcactctctctgctgataaagCCATGAAGGACACAGACAAGAGCTTCACTGAGATGATGGGTCTCCTGCAGAAGAGAAGCTCTGACgtgaagcagcagatcagatccaAGCTGGAAACTGAGGTGAGACGAGTCACAGACGCCgaggagaagcttcagcaggagatcactgagctgaagaagagagaagctgaactgaagcagctctcactcacacacgaccACAACCAGTTTCTCCTCAACTACCGCTCACTGTCAGCACTCAGTCCATCCACACACTCGTCCACCATCAATGTCCGTCCTCTGAGACACTTTGAGGACGGGACAGCGGCTGTGGCAAAGCTCAGAGGTCAACTGCAGGACGTCCTGACCGAGACGTGGACAAACGTCTCACTGGCTGTGGCTGAAGTAGATGTTTtactgacagaaccagaaccagaaccaaagaccagagctgaattcttcagatattcacaggaaatcaaactggatccaaacacagtaaacaaacagctgttattatctgagggaaacagaaaagtgacattaatgGATAAATATCAGTCTTATCCtcatcacacagacagattcactGGTTATTATCGTCAGGTCCTGAGTAAAGAGAGTCTGACTGGAcgttgttactgggaggtggagtggacaggaagaggaggagtttgTGTAGCAGTGACGTACAAGAACATCAGCAGATCAGGTtcagatgaatgtgtttttggatACAATGACAAATCTTGGGCTTTAgattgtgaacaaaacaaatgtcagtttgtTCACAACAGAATCTGGACTGATGTCTCAGATGTTAAAGTCTCCAGAGTGGGAGTTTACCTGGACCACAGAGCAGgtcttctgtccttctacagagtctctgacaccatgactcTGCTCCACATAGTCCAGACCACGTTCTATCAGACTCTCTATGCTGGAGTTGGTCTTTATTCTTCATCTGGAGCCACAGCAGAGTTCTGTAAACTCAAATAA
- the LOC131456308 gene encoding NACHT, LRR and PYD domains-containing protein 12-like encodes MATIQNVLLDILSDLRAEEFEKFKHSLRWMNDDYKWSELETASASKIVDLMVQKHTHLVVEVTKKILEKITRNDLVQNLAENRILTLNDLKTAIDVKTMNKTGASPIQSQPVAIPHPLMDISASDDAESTMRETPPDEHIMRYQRTLQSYLGSKCMSIREGLEERPNEQHLDKIFVELFITEGGDIHINEQHENQWNHTQRSRAAGTEKPINPSEIFKRPAEIPIRTVMTAGIAGIGKTILVKKFVLDWAEGRENQDVHLLFPLSFSDLNSLKGKRFTFAELLHERIWETRAIPTEYLEMVFTKLQTSGCRDYNKARYKLLFVLDGFDESHLKLDLNHSKGKFADFDVTQSTSVEVLLTALIKGNLLPAARVWITTRPGAVKQIHTDFLQRMTEVRGFNDPQKEEYFKKKFPDREQASTIILHIKGSPSLFIMCHIPVFCWIISIVLQGFLKNKSKIELPTTLTEMYTVFLKYQITNIEQRQNCGPKKIIQYIESLAKLAFNNLDKGNQFNEKDLKDISFNLHKASLDTGVFTEVFEEVRWISENKEKKYSFVHLSLMEYLAALHVVMSLINDNKNVLSEPNLLDRLDRLLRPCRKISMTEVHSVAIQKALQSPKGELDLLLRFLLGLSLKTNQDLLKPLLNVSKGPSHMNHQETVDLIHKRIGESTSPERSINLFYCLKELKENSLVEDIQHYLRSQTVSSGNLSQLHWSALVFLFLSSGDNLEVFDLKKYCPSEEGLLSLRPVIQASNKSLLSSCKLTENICKALAEALSSQSSRVRELDLSDNELKDSGVLHLCVGLGNPNCSLETLRLSGCMISETGCATLASTLKSKHSNLKELDLSFNHPGNSGKKQLAALQKDPQYKLQTLNLNDCGEQRLRPGIKKYVCNLSLDQNTAHKILKLSDNCTKVTTMKEKQPYNHHPERFDCWLQVLCSTGLTGRSYWEVKWKGKVYIGVTYKGIIRKGQGADICLGANDHSWMLLCEGNGSYSVQHENISACVHPKPSPVSHSVAVYLDFPAGTLSFYKVIFDKLIHLHTFESTFTEPLYPALGFGFGYNYTHFGSSVSLCEVDDIISFSDC; translated from the exons GAATGACCTGGTGCAGAATTTGGCGGAAAACAGAATCCTCACACTAAATG ATTTAAAGACTGCCATAGATGTGAAGACTATGAACAAGACTGGAGCATCTCCAATTCAATCACAGCCCGTTGCTATTCCTCACCCTCTCATGGACATCAGTGCATCTGACG ATGCAGAGAGCACTATGCGAGAGACTCCTCCAGATGAACACATCATGCGGTACCAACGAACACTACAGTCGTACCTCGGGAGCAAGTGTATGAGCATTCGAGAAGGTTTGGAAGAGAGGCCGAATGAACAGCATCTGGATAAAATCTTTGTGGAACTGTtcatcacagagggaggggaCATACACATCAATGAGCAGCATGAGAACCAGTGGAATCACACCCAAAGAAGCAGAGCAGCTGGGACAGAGAAACCAATCAATCCCAGTGAAATTTTCAAAAGGCCCGCGGAAATACCTATAAGAACAGTGATGACGGCTGGAATTGCAGGAATTGGAAAAACCATCCTCGTGAAAAAATTTGTCCTGGACTGGGCTGAGGGCAGGGAAAATCAAGATGTGCATCTTTTATTTCCCCTTAGCTTCAGCGACCTGAATTCACTGAAGGGAAAGAGATTTACTTTTGCAGAACTGTTACATGAAAGAATCTGGGAAACCAGGGCTATTCCTACGGAATATCTTGAAATGGTTTTTACCAAACTACAGACATCAGGATGCCGTGATTATAACAAGGCACGATACAAACTCCTGTTTGTGTTGGATGGATTTGATGAAAGCCACCTCAAACTGGACTTAAACCACAGTAAAGGGAAGTTTGCTGATTTTGACGTGACACAGTCAACTTCAGTTGAGGTCTTGCTGACCGCCCTCATCAAAGGGAACTTGCTTCCCGCTGCTCGCGTCTGGATAACCACACGGCCCGGAGCTGTCAAACAGATCCATACAGACTTCCTCCAGAGAATGACAGAAGTAAGAGGATTCAACGATCCACAGAAAGAGGAGTACTTCAAGAAGAAGTTCCCAGATAGGGAACAGGCTAGCACAATAATCTTACACATTAAGGGCTCACCAAGCCTATTCATCATGTGTCACATCCcggtcttctgctggatcatcTCTATTGTTTTACAGGGCTTTTTGAAGAACAAATCAAAGATAGAACTGCCCACAACGTTGACTGAGATGTACACGGTATTCTTGAAGTATCAGATCACCAACATAGAACAACGGCAGAACTGTGGCCCAAAAAAGATCATTCAGTACATCGAGTCATTAGCAAAACTAGCTTTCAACAACTTGGATAAAGGCAACCAATTCAATGAGAAAGATCTGAAAGACATTAGCTTTAATCTCCATAAAGCCTCACTGGATACTGGAGTGTTCACGGAGGTCTTTGAAGAGGTACGCTGGATATCAGAGAATAAAGAGAAGAAGTACAGCTTTGTCCATTTGAGCCTTATGGAGTATCTCGCTGCTCTTCATGTTGTGATGTCACTCATCAATGACAACAAGAACGTACTGTCCGAGCCAAATTTACTGGATAGACTGGACAGGCTGCTCAGGCCTTGCAGGAAAATATCAATGACAGAAGTCCACAGCGTTGCTATTCAAAAAGCCCTACAGAGTCCAAAAGGGGAGCTGGACTTGTTACTCCGTTTCCTTCTAGGTCTTTCCCTGAAGACCAATCAGGATCTCCTCAAGCCCTTGTTGAATGTGTCTAAAGGACCTTCTCACATGAACCACCAAGAGACggttgatttgatccataaaagGATAGGTGAGAGCACTTCTCCAGAGAGGAGCATCAATCTCTTCTACTGTCTTAAGGAGTTGAAAGAAAACTCCCTagtggaggacatccagcactACCTGAGATCACAAACTGTTTCCTCGGGCAATCTCTCACAACTCCACTGGTCAGCGctggtcttcctcttcctgtcatCGGGAGACAATTTGGAAGTGTTTGACTTAAAGAAATACTGCCCTTCAGAGGAGGGACTTCTCAGTCTGAGGCCAGTGATCCAGGCCTCCAACAAATCGCT GCTGAGTAGTTGCAAACTGACAGAGAACATCTGCAAAGCACTGGCTGAAGCTCTCAGCTCCCAGTCCTCCAGAGTGAGAGAGCTTGATCTGAGTGACAACGAACTGAAGGATTCAGGGGTGCTGCATCTCTGTGTTGGACTTGGAAATCCAAATTGTTCCCTGGAGACTCTTCG actATCAGGCTGTATGATCTCAGAGACGGGGTGTGCTACTCTGGCTTCAACCCTCAAGTCCAAACACTCCAACCTGAAAGAGCTGGACCTGAGCTTTAATCACCCAGGAAACTCAGGAAAGAAACAACTGGCAGCTTTACAGAAAGATCCGCAATATAAACTACAAACCCTCAA CCTTAACGACTGTGGAGAACAAAGACTGAGGCCTGGCATTAAGAAAT ATGTTTGCAACCTTTCCCTGGACCAGAACACCGCACACAAAATACTGAAACTGTCCGACAACTGCACAAAGGTGACAACCATGAAAGAGAAGCAGCCATATAATCATCACCCGGAGAGATTCGACTGCTGGCTCCAGGTGCTCTGTAGCACCGGACTGACTGGTCGCAGTTACTGGGAGGTCAAATGGAAGGGCAAGGTCTACATTGGAGTGACATACAAAGGAATCATACGGAAGGGACAGGGCGCCGATATCTGTCTCGGAGCGAATGATCACTCCTGGATGTTGCTCTGTGAGGGGAATGGAAGTTACTCTGTCCAGCATGAAAACATAAGTGCATGCGTTCACCCCAAACCGTCTCCTGTGTCTCACAGTGTTGCGGTGTACCTCGACTTTCCGGCTGGAACTCTGTCCTTTTACAAAGTGATCTTCGACAAACTCATCCATCTGCACACGTTCGAGTCCACATTCACTGAGCCTCTTTACCCCGCGCTTGGGTTCGGGTTTGGATACAATTACACACATTTTGGGTCTTCAGTGTCCTTGTGTGAGGTGGACGACATCATTTCCTTCTCCGACTGTTGA